The Devosia sp. MC521 genome segment TCGAAAACCGACAGTCGTGTGTCCAGCGTAGAGTTCTGAAATATAACGCCAATCCGGCGACGCACGTCGCGCGGGTGCCGTGCCACGTCGATCCCCGCGACGACAGCACGCCCGGCAACTGGCTTGCGAATGGTCGAGACAATATCGATGAGCGTCGACTTGCCTGCGCCATTGGGGCCGATCAGGGCAAAGAGGCTACCGTTAGGAACGGTGAGGCTGACATTGTCCAAAGCCAGGGTGCGGCCATAGCGCTGGGAGATGCCGTCCACAACAATAGCGGCGTTATCACTGACGGGCGCTGACGAAGATTGGGTCATGCGATGACTCCTGCTTGAGGCAAGGTCTCAAAACACAGTGTGCTGAGACTGTCCTCGGCATGCAGAGTGAGGAAAATATTGCGTGGGTTTACCGCGGTGCGGAGCGATAGCTGCAATGTATCAAGGGCTTGCCTGTATTGGCTAAGCATTGTTTCGTCGATGGTTATGTCGCGCTCATGCCCCGTTTCTGCGTCGACAAAGCGGTGAACGCCTTCGCCATAGGCACCGGGATCACGCTCGACAGCGCTAAGTATTTGAAGGGCGGCTATACTCGCTGGAGTGGCTGCCAAACTGCCCAAACTCTGCGCCGCGCCGGGTTCCCAGAAATCTGAAAGCACGATGCAGACCGAGCCTGCATCGGCCGTTGCACGAAGAGATTCAATGCTTTGGGCAAGGCTAGACAGCGCTGGCCTTGGTTCGCCGACTTCACGGTCGTGGACTGGCCTTAGGTCTGTTTGCGCGAATGCGAACAGCTCTGGTGCTCGGCTGCGGCCCTGCCAAACGGGGGAGCGACGGATCGAATTGTCGCCCTCTAAGACGAGTATTTGAACGCGATCTTGACCGACTAGCGCGACAAAACCGAGGGCTGATGCCAGGGCTGAGGCAAGGCGAGCCTTCGCAGGAACGCTGACCATAGAAGGGGTTAGGTCGAGAACAATGGTAACAAGGAGCTGACGACGTTGCACATAGCTACGGGTCAGCGGCGCGCCAAGGGCTAGGCTGCGCGGATCAACATGGCGCAGATCATCACCAGCGCGATAGGCGCGGTATTCGGCAAACTCCATGCCCGCGCCGCTCGTTTTTGATTGACGCTCGCCAACACCGCGCGTGGCCCGTGAAGAGCCCGCTACGATGTGCATTGCTGAAAGCTGATCCATCAATGCAGGCGTGAGTGCCGCCTGCGCTTGATTTGCCTCTAAGCTCATGAAATCGAACCGAGATGTTTGTCAAAGAGGCGGTTGAGCAGCTTGGTCACGGCCAGCGGATCTGCCTTGGCTTCAAAGCGAGCGTGGAGGCGATGGAGCACGGTCGGGCCCATGACAGCACGGAGGTCCTCTACGGCAACGTGGTTGCGACCGGCGAGGAAAGCGTGGGCCTTCGCCCCGAGGAGCATTGACTGGGCCCCACGTGGGCTGATGCCATAGCGCAGAATGCGATTGGCTTCGGCATCGCTATCGGGGCTGCCCGGCTGGGTTGCTGTCGCGAGTTTGGCGACGGCCAGCGGGATGGAGGAGTGAACTGGCATGTCGCGGACCAGCGCACGCAGGATAAGAATTTGCTCAGGCGTTAGAACAGCTTGTAGCTTTGGCTTCTCGGTGCCGGTGGTGGCAATGAGGATTTCAGCGAGACTTTCCGGGCTCGGGTATTTGACCTCAATGCGCAGCATGAAGCGGTCAACCTGCGCCTCGGGGAGGGTGTAAGTCCCTTCCATTTCAATCGGGTTTTGGGTCGCGAGAACTGTGAATGGCTGCGGCAGCTGTTCGGTTCGGCCATTGTGAGAAATGGCCCCGTCCTGCATCGCTTCGAGCAAGGCGGACTGGGTGCGTGGGGTGGCGCGGTTGATTTCGTCGGCCAACAGGAGCTGGGTGAAAATCGGGCCCTTCTGGTAGTCGACGCGGGGGCGGCCGGTCTCGTCTTCAACCAGTGTCATGCCGCCAGTGATGTCGGCGGGCATAAGGTCAGGTGTGAACTGAATGCGCGCGAAATCGAGCCCGGTTGCAGCGTGAAGGCTTTGAACGAGAAGAGTTTTCCCGGTTCCCGGAGGACCTTCAAGGAGAACGTGGCCGCCTGAGATAATGCCGATCAGGGTTAGCAAAATGGTCTCGTCCTGACCGCGCACGGCCTTGGCAATCTCACTGCGTGCAGCGCTGAGGGCAGTGCGGAGCGTTTCAATATCTGAAGCAATTGGGGCGTGAGCGGTCACGATGCCAGTCCTTGATTGGTGGGGGCTTGCATACCGGCCTTGGCGCGGGGGCGCGGGGGACGCATGTAGAAGAATAGGGTGATGAGGAAGGCGAGGAGCGCCAGGGCAGTCCAAGGCGTCGTGAGGCCGGGGACAAGGCGCAGGGCCATGCCTTCGGGGGCTTTTTCGATGCCGCCAACAAAGCGTGGCGCGACGTCTGAAATTGGCTCTGCCCAGTAGGCTCGATTGATGAAGGTGGCAGATTCTGCAATTAAATCAGAGGCATCGCGTGCGGCCGCGCCGAGACGCTTCGGCGGGGCGATAGCGACGCGGGCGTGAATGCGGCCGGTTTTCTCGGTGAGAATATTGGCCGTATAGGTGCCGGGCGCAGTTTCTTGCAAAGCGATGTGTTGGACCGCTCCATCGGCGAAGGTCACTTCGGCGATGGGGGCGAGACCAAATCGTGGCGCGCCTTCATCGTCCAAAACGTCGAGCGTAAGCGCAATGGTTTCGCCTTGGCCTCGAATGGCCAAAAATGGGCCGCTGGCCGGCACTATTGGGCGTATCTGGCGCAAAACATGGGCCCAGAAGGGGCCTATGGTGGCGTCATTTCGCCAGTTCCGGGTCCATTCACCGGTGGCGTCACTGGCAAAAGCGAGAACGGAACCATTGCCATAACGCCAACTGGCCATGAGGGGCGCTTCTTCGCCCTCGGCATTGGTCGAGGTCATGCTGACGAGTGCTTCCGGCTTTTCGGTGGTGAGCACCAAGCCAGAGATACTCGGCGGGGTCGCGGACAAGCCGCGCATCAGATCGGCGCTGAGCTGTTTAACGCGCGGCTGTTCAACGCCCTCACGTACGGGCGAGGACAGCAGCATAGCCTCTTGCGAGAGGATGGAGGGTAAACTTGCGAAGTCGTCGGAGGCGTGGACCGAACCGCCACCCGCTTGCGCGATTTCGATGACGGCACGGGTATCGGCTTCGGTGCCGACAGCGACGGCCGACACGGTAATGCCTTGGTCGCGCATTTGGCCAGCGATCCCAGCGAAATCGCCGGGAAGGCTAAGACCATCGGACATGACAATCATGTGGCGCGCTTGCGCTTCGGAATTTTGAAGCAGACCCCAGCCAGCTTCGAGACCGGGCACGATGGCAGTGCCGCCGCCGGTATCGACCTCGGCGAGGGCTGCGCGAATGGCATCGCTCTCGCTTGCAGCAGTGAGCGGGAGAATGACCCGGGCTTCGGTGTCGAAGACCACAATGCCGACCTGGCTGGCCGGATTGAGCAGCTCAATTGCGCCAGCTGTTGCCTGCCGTGCGAGTTCAAGGCGCGTGCCACTACCAACGGTCTGGTTCATGCTGCCTGAACGGTCGAGCACAAACACCATTGTCACCTCTGGCGCTTCGCGGGGGACGCGGGCCGAAAGAGGGGAGAGGTTCTCAAATGGCGTGGCGTAATAGCCGCCGGGTCCAAAGGCCTTGTTGCCGCCTAGGGCGATGAGGCCAAGGCCGTGTTCGGAGACTGCTGTTTCAACCAGACCAGCTTCGCGGGAGGTAATCGCGCGCGCAGGCATGTTCACGAGAACCACGGCGTCATAGTTCAGCCAACCGCGCAGATAGTCCGGTGCTGAAGCCGGGTCGAGTACGGCGACGTCCGCTTCCGTGTGGCCGGGCAGCGCCATTTCGGCAAAGGCCTCGCCGTGCGAGAGGGCAGGCGCGAGGACAAGAATAGGGCGACCGGCACGGGCCGTGGTGATCGCCGACATTTTGCTGGCGAAGCCGCGCTCGGTGGAGACGTTGACCGTAAAGAGAGTTTCGCCCAATGCCAGCGGAGGGAGTTCAGTCTCAATCCGGTTCATGCCCGGCAAGAGGGCGATGTTTTCTGCGGCAAGCTGGGTGCCGTTGGCATGGAAGGAAACTTCCGCGGGGAGTTCCACGGGAGTGCTGACGAGAGCCGTTAGCACAATGCGATCGCCGGGCTTGGCGTCGGCGGGGACGGCGATCGCTACGAGTTCAGGCTGCTGTGTTTCTGGCACTGAGGCATCAGTGTGGGTGATGGCGGTCCGACCGGATAAGGCAGAGCTGTTGCTTGCCGACATCTCGGTGCGGATCGGTGCGCTGATGGTGATCGCTGCGTGTTGATGGGGCGGAACGAGCGCTTCAGCGAGGGCGAGAGCAGGGCCCAAATGAGTTACGCGCGTGGCGGGCTGTGCGGAGGTATCTGATGACGCTAAGCGCGGAACTGGCCCGGCAGCAATTGTCGTGGTGCCCGGCACTGACGCCGCGCCCTGAGGAGCGATGGTCACAGCAACACTGCGCACGAATGGCAAAGGCAAAGCGACGCCGATCACTGCAGCACCCAGCAGAGCCATGGGTATGAGAGCGGTCAGCGAGCGTCGGCCGCTTTTGCGATAGCGGAGGGCTGCATCGGCAGCCATGAGGGCCAAGGCGAGTAGGATCAGCCAAGGCATCAATGCCAAGGGAGCCGACCCAGAATTTGGGTCAACATTTTCAGCGGAAACTGCTGGTGCGCGGCTCGGAGCGGCGTTTATGGCAATGAACTGGCCAGTCTCGGAGGTGAAGACGCCAGCGTTGCTTGGGATGAATGCAGCGGCTGAGACCGAGAACGGCTCCGCGCCCGTTACGGAGGTGTACGACCCAAGCTGTGCGCCACAGGTCAAACCGACCTGACAGTTGAGCAGCGGCATGCCGGCGAGGCCAAGCCAATCGGTGATCTGGCCCGAAAGGAGCGGCAGAACATCTGAGCCCTTCCAGTCAACTGTGCGCGGGTCAAAACGGACGAAGAGATCGCGATAGGTTTCTCGCTCGATTGTTGCGAGGAGCGGAAGGGTATTGCCGGCAACCAAGACTTCGGCACCAGCCGGGAGCGAACGCGTGGACACCTGAGCATAGTCGGGAATATGCCAATCCAGCCCACGGGTGAGGGGATGTACCGGGTGCCAGTAATCAGCGTCATGTGCTGCGGCAGTGGCGTCGCTGATTTCAGCAACTCCGGCAGAGCCAAGCCAGATTGTGTGCGCGGCGGGCGCATTTGGAAGTGTGAGATTATCGACCACGACGAGAGCAAACTCGCTGAGGCCCGACGGCAGCTCTGAGGTTTTGAAAACCTCAACATTGTCTTGCGCCAGCAATGCGCGAATGAGCGGCTGATCGGCGCTGGTCGGCTCGGCAACATAGAGAACACGCTGCGGCACTGAGCTCGTGGTTAGCGTGTAGTGGGTCGAGCCCGCCCAAGGTTGTGTATCTTCGGCTGAGACGCTGACGGTGATCAGGCCCAGATCCTTGAGGGTGATGGTTTCGTCGATTGACGAAACGCCATCGACAAACTTGAGACGGAAACTGGTCCACGGAAGGGGTTGATGTTCGCCAATGTCAACGAGGCTGGTGAAGCCAATTTCGAGGCGCGCTTCTTCTACTGTGGCTGCCGCGGTTGCGCCGCCCTGAATGCGCCACTTACCGTCTGGTGTGGGCGATAGACGCAGATCAAGACGCGGCGCGAGGGCTGGAAGCGTGATTGGCGTGTGCTCAAAGCTTGGCAAGGCTTCATCCGAACGAAGCGCCTGGGGCAGGTGCGCACCGATATAGAGGCCTTCCACCGTCTCATTGGGGAGGAGGGTTTGGCGAATGAGGTCCAGAACTTGCGCGGTGTTTGCGGGACCATCACTTGGCAAGGTGGCAGCGACGAGGGGCGCTGCCATTTCGGGTTCATAAGGATGGCGTGCCGCCAGCAATTGCGGCGCGGGACCCGAGAGAATGATGGAGACACGCTGAGGCGCTGCGCCGTTGCGCGCACGTAAGCTCGACTCTAGATCGGCACGGGCCTTGTCGAATGTGCGCACGCCATCGGTCGAGACATTCATCTCGGCGGAGCCATCGAGAACGACCACTAAATGGTCAGCCGGACGCGCGCCGAGGAAAGGCTGCGCGAGCGCCAGGACGAGTGCGGCGAAGGCTGCCAGTTGCAAGAACAGCAGGGCCGAAGGCTTGGGCAGGCGGCGGCGACGCTTGGACACGCCCGCCATGTCTGGCAGGGAGAGCCAAATTTGCATGCTGGGCACGATGCGACGCACAGGCTGGGTGCTGTGCAGCCATATGATCAGTGCGCCAAGCGCGAGAAGGAGGAGCATCGCGGGAGCGAGAATGCCTGGGGTCACGACGTAATGGTCCCGGATAGTCTAGGGAGAGAGTTCATTCCGACACCTTCTCGAAATAACGCGACAAGGTAGATCGGTGGCTGGCGCTGATGGTTGACCGGGTGACCGGGACAGGCGCATGGGCGCTGACTGTCGCTCCGGCTTCACCTGAACCGGCACCTGCAAGTCCTTGTTCTGACTCAGAAGGGGGCAGGCTGATACGAATGCGACGGCCTGTTTCCTGTGTCGACTGGGGCAGGGAGAAATCTTCTGCTCCGTTGGCGCCAAGGGCAAAGCTTTCGCCCAACAGATCGCTGCTGCCACCACCGGCTTGATCGGCTGGTCCCTTGCCAGAATCCGCCGATGCGCCGACCGCTTCACGAGCCGCGATCTGCAACTGCTTGGGTTCAAGCTTTTGCATCGACATAGCGCCGCTCATCGGCTTGTTGTCGCCTTCGGTGATCTCGCCAAAAGCT includes the following:
- a CDS encoding DUF58 domain-containing protein, which encodes MSLEANQAQAALTPALMDQLSAMHIVAGSSRATRGVGERQSKTSGAGMEFAEYRAYRAGDDLRHVDPRSLALGAPLTRSYVQRRQLLVTIVLDLTPSMVSVPAKARLASALASALGFVALVGQDRVQILVLEGDNSIRRSPVWQGRSRAPELFAFAQTDLRPVHDREVGEPRPALSSLAQSIESLRATADAGSVCIVLSDFWEPGAAQSLGSLAATPASIAALQILSAVERDPGAYGEGVHRFVDAETGHERDITIDETMLSQYRQALDTLQLSLRTAVNPRNIFLTLHAEDSLSTLCFETLPQAGVIA
- a CDS encoding MoxR family ATPase, whose protein sequence is MTAHAPIASDIETLRTALSAARSEIAKAVRGQDETILLTLIGIISGGHVLLEGPPGTGKTLLVQSLHAATGLDFARIQFTPDLMPADITGGMTLVEDETGRPRVDYQKGPIFTQLLLADEINRATPRTQSALLEAMQDGAISHNGRTEQLPQPFTVLATQNPIEMEGTYTLPEAQVDRFMLRIEVKYPSPESLAEILIATTGTEKPKLQAVLTPEQILILRALVRDMPVHSSIPLAVAKLATATQPGSPDSDAEANRILRYGISPRGAQSMLLGAKAHAFLAGRNHVAVEDLRAVMGPTVLHRLHARFEAKADPLAVTKLLNRLFDKHLGSIS
- a CDS encoding VWA domain-containing protein, which encodes MTPGILAPAMLLLLALGALIIWLHSTQPVRRIVPSMQIWLSLPDMAGVSKRRRRLPKPSALLFLQLAAFAALVLALAQPFLGARPADHLVVVLDGSAEMNVSTDGVRTFDKARADLESSLRARNGAAPQRVSIILSGPAPQLLAARHPYEPEMAAPLVAATLPSDGPANTAQVLDLIRQTLLPNETVEGLYIGAHLPQALRSDEALPSFEHTPITLPALAPRLDLRLSPTPDGKWRIQGGATAAATVEEARLEIGFTSLVDIGEHQPLPWTSFRLKFVDGVSSIDETITLKDLGLITVSVSAEDTQPWAGSTHYTLTTSSVPQRVLYVAEPTSADQPLIRALLAQDNVEVFKTSELPSGLSEFALVVVDNLTLPNAPAAHTIWLGSAGVAEISDATAAAHDADYWHPVHPLTRGLDWHIPDYAQVSTRSLPAGAEVLVAGNTLPLLATIERETYRDLFVRFDPRTVDWKGSDVLPLLSGQITDWLGLAGMPLLNCQVGLTCGAQLGSYTSVTGAEPFSVSAAAFIPSNAGVFTSETGQFIAINAAPSRAPAVSAENVDPNSGSAPLALMPWLILLALALMAADAALRYRKSGRRSLTALIPMALLGAAVIGVALPLPFVRSVAVTIAPQGAASVPGTTTIAAGPVPRLASSDTSAQPATRVTHLGPALALAEALVPPHQHAAITISAPIRTEMSASNSSALSGRTAITHTDASVPETQQPELVAIAVPADAKPGDRIVLTALVSTPVELPAEVSFHANGTQLAAENIALLPGMNRIETELPPLALGETLFTVNVSTERGFASKMSAITTARAGRPILVLAPALSHGEAFAEMALPGHTEADVAVLDPASAPDYLRGWLNYDAVVLVNMPARAITSREAGLVETAVSEHGLGLIALGGNKAFGPGGYYATPFENLSPLSARVPREAPEVTMVFVLDRSGSMNQTVGSGTRLELARQATAGAIELLNPASQVGIVVFDTEARVILPLTAASESDAIRAALAEVDTGGGTAIVPGLEAGWGLLQNSEAQARHMIVMSDGLSLPGDFAGIAGQMRDQGITVSAVAVGTEADTRAVIEIAQAGGGSVHASDDFASLPSILSQEAMLLSSPVREGVEQPRVKQLSADLMRGLSATPPSISGLVLTTEKPEALVSMTSTNAEGEEAPLMASWRYGNGSVLAFASDATGEWTRNWRNDATIGPFWAHVLRQIRPIVPASGPFLAIRGQGETIALTLDVLDDEGAPRFGLAPIAEVTFADGAVQHIALQETAPGTYTANILTEKTGRIHARVAIAPPKRLGAAARDASDLIAESATFINRAYWAEPISDVAPRFVGGIEKAPEGMALRLVPGLTTPWTALALLAFLITLFFYMRPPRPRAKAGMQAPTNQGLAS